The following coding sequences lie in one Pontibacter sp. G13 genomic window:
- a CDS encoding prolyl oligopeptidase family serine peptidase, which yields MNLKTLSSLWAVLCCLAVGVHAQTPLKAIDHADYDGWNSLRSISISQDGQWSAFDIAPQEGDGQLQLEDLSSDAQYLIPRGKGPKIAPLGDYAAFSIKAHHDSVRQAKLAGKKGKDLPKDSLGIQLFGNGTLIKIPQLKSFSVPKDAGSWMAYLYTPEEAPADTTATDSTESEEAPKAKKKGSDKTFELVITEPTTGKQHSFEAVESFTLADNGQWIAWMSTSGDSIDSVKIQVFDTQSETATTLYDGPGYAKSLTMDRYSRNIAFLASLDTAETKVYDLWLSKGLSPAAVVVDQDDDAMPQGWCVNEFGKLSFSESGDRLFFGTNAIPQPEPEDTLTDDEKAHVDVWAWTDERLQPQQLKELKEDQEFSYQAVYHISQDHMVQLAEDFLPRVSWNLKGDGAYALGTSNLPYQKTISWAYPWKRDVFLIDMQTGAKELVLRNHGYTARLSDGGNFLYWYQIADSNWYARPVTGGEAINLTAELGVNFYDEEFDVPSAPSNYGTAGTTEDDKFIFLYDRYDIWKIDPTGKKDAVNLTQGRETETVYRYNKLDRDHIGVETEMLVSAFHEPTKKQGMHRLTWKGKGSLKPWMEDDARFSGFVKAKNSDQILWRKETFRMYPDLWSGTLFEAGETRISDANPQQADFRWGSVKLVKWTATNGEELEGLLYTPDNLVPDQKYPMLVYFYEQVSDRLNAYSSPRPSRSIIYPSVYASNGYVVFMPNISYKTGQPGPDAMNAIVSGTDYILDQYDYVDEAKVGIQGQSWGGYQVAYLVTQTDKYAAAMAGAPVSNMTSAYGGIRWGSGLSRMFQYERTQSRLGTTLWEDTDRYLANSPVFFAPNVKTPLLMMHNDGDGAVPWYQGIEYFVALRRLDKPVWMLNYNGDEHNLTRRANMKDLSIRMMQFFDHYLKGAPAPSWMVRGVPAVEKGKNPGYEPFQAER from the coding sequence ATGAACCTTAAGACCCTTAGCTCCTTGTGGGCGGTGCTTTGCTGCCTCGCTGTAGGTGTGCATGCCCAGACCCCACTCAAGGCGATCGACCATGCGGACTACGATGGCTGGAACAGCCTGCGGTCCATCTCCATCTCTCAGGATGGACAGTGGTCAGCCTTCGATATTGCCCCCCAAGAAGGGGATGGACAGCTCCAACTGGAAGATCTATCCTCCGATGCCCAATATCTCATCCCAAGAGGAAAAGGGCCCAAAATCGCTCCACTGGGTGATTATGCGGCATTTTCCATCAAGGCTCACCATGATTCCGTCCGCCAAGCCAAATTGGCCGGCAAAAAGGGAAAAGACCTTCCCAAGGATAGTCTCGGCATCCAACTCTTCGGAAATGGAACCTTGATCAAGATCCCCCAACTCAAATCCTTCTCCGTTCCCAAGGATGCTGGATCTTGGATGGCATATCTCTACACCCCCGAAGAGGCTCCTGCCGACACCACAGCGACCGATTCAACCGAATCCGAAGAAGCCCCCAAAGCCAAAAAGAAAGGCTCCGACAAAACCTTCGAACTGGTCATTACCGAACCGACTACCGGCAAGCAACATTCTTTCGAAGCCGTAGAGTCCTTTACCTTGGCTGACAACGGCCAATGGATTGCGTGGATGAGCACCTCGGGCGACTCCATCGATTCCGTGAAGATTCAGGTATTTGATACCCAGTCCGAAACCGCGACTACCTTATACGATGGTCCCGGTTACGCCAAATCCCTCACGATGGACCGATACAGCCGCAACATCGCTTTTCTGGCGTCACTCGATACAGCAGAAACCAAAGTATATGATTTGTGGCTGAGTAAGGGCCTCTCACCCGCAGCAGTTGTCGTCGATCAGGATGACGATGCCATGCCACAAGGTTGGTGCGTGAATGAGTTTGGCAAATTGTCCTTCTCCGAATCCGGGGATCGCCTTTTCTTCGGAACCAATGCCATTCCTCAGCCCGAACCCGAAGATACGCTCACAGACGACGAAAAAGCCCACGTAGATGTCTGGGCTTGGACGGATGAGCGCCTACAGCCTCAGCAGCTCAAGGAACTCAAGGAAGACCAGGAATTCAGCTACCAAGCTGTTTATCATATATCCCAAGACCACATGGTACAACTCGCCGAAGATTTCCTTCCGCGCGTATCCTGGAACCTCAAAGGCGATGGCGCCTACGCATTGGGCACTTCCAATCTGCCTTACCAAAAGACGATTTCATGGGCCTACCCTTGGAAGCGGGATGTATTCCTCATTGACATGCAGACGGGCGCCAAGGAGTTGGTACTCCGCAACCACGGCTATACAGCACGATTGAGCGATGGCGGCAATTTCCTCTATTGGTACCAAATCGCCGATAGCAACTGGTATGCACGCCCTGTCACTGGCGGGGAAGCGATCAACTTGACCGCAGAGCTTGGAGTGAATTTCTATGACGAGGAATTCGATGTCCCATCCGCGCCTAGCAACTACGGCACAGCGGGTACCACCGAAGACGACAAATTCATCTTCCTCTACGACCGTTATGACATCTGGAAAATCGATCCTACCGGTAAGAAGGATGCCGTGAACCTCACCCAAGGACGCGAAACCGAGACCGTGTATCGCTACAACAAATTGGACCGAGACCACATCGGCGTGGAAACAGAAATGCTCGTTTCCGCATTCCACGAGCCGACCAAGAAACAAGGCATGCACCGTTTGACTTGGAAGGGCAAAGGATCTCTCAAGCCCTGGATGGAAGACGACGCGCGATTCTCCGGATTCGTCAAGGCCAAGAACTCCGATCAGATCCTCTGGCGCAAAGAGACCTTCCGCATGTATCCAGACCTGTGGAGCGGCACTCTTTTCGAAGCGGGCGAAACCAGAATTTCCGATGCCAACCCACAACAGGCTGACTTCCGTTGGGGCTCCGTGAAGCTTGTCAAGTGGACCGCCACCAATGGCGAGGAGCTCGAAGGCTTGCTTTACACCCCAGACAACCTCGTACCGGATCAGAAGTATCCGATGCTGGTGTATTTCTACGAGCAGGTGTCAGATCGCCTGAATGCCTACTCCTCTCCACGTCCGAGCCGGTCTATCATTTATCCGTCGGTGTACGCCAGCAATGGGTATGTCGTGTTTATGCCCAACATTTCCTACAAGACCGGGCAGCCCGGACCAGATGCGATGAACGCCATCGTGAGCGGTACCGACTATATCCTCGACCAATACGACTATGTAGACGAGGCCAAGGTAGGCATCCAAGGCCAGAGCTGGGGAGGATATCAAGTAGCTTACCTCGTGACCCAGACCGATAAGTACGCCGCTGCAATGGCTGGAGCCCCTGTTTCCAACATGACCAGTGCGTACGGCGGTATCCGTTGGGGATCTGGCTTGAGCCGGATGTTCCAGTACGAGCGCACCCAGTCTCGCCTTGGCACGACCCTTTGGGAAGACACCGACCGATACTTGGCCAATTCGCCTGTCTTCTTCGCACCCAATGTCAAGACCCCATTGCTCATGATGCACAATGACGGGGACGGCGCAGTGCCGTGGTATCAAGGCATCGAGTATTTCGTTGCGCTTCGTCGCCTTGACAAGCCCGTGTGGATGCTCAACTACAACGGCGATGAACACAACCTCACCCGCCGTGCCAACATGAAGGACCTCAGCATTCGTATGATGCAGTTCTTCGACCATTACCTCAAGGGCGCTCCGGCACCTTCTTGGATGGTCAGAGGGGTACCCGCCGTTGAAAAAGGCAAGAACCCCGGCTACGAACCCTTTCAGGCAGAGCGCTAG
- a CDS encoding NAD(P)H-binding protein: MELTLGSRILVIGGTGLLGEPVARHLQADGYVVRIMTRRPDRAREMFHGPFEIVQGDVRDEYTLNRAIHGCQGVHINLRGGPSAKEFEEVEHQGIARVAKVCAEQEVQRLTYLSSIYVAPEHLDVPSIRAKFMAEQEIVASGVPYTILRTTWMMESLARFLNKKWAIMPGKQPQPVRWLAGDDFGRLVSLVFRSDEVIGKTLFVVGPEAYAKPEALKIYREIVHPKKQYVRLPLWMAQAASLVAGDANFRAHIQEMSFFEELGDQYGNPEETQELFGRATTTLQTWCDSQKGFA, from the coding sequence ATGGAACTGACCTTGGGATCGAGAATATTGGTCATCGGCGGTACGGGACTGTTAGGAGAGCCTGTGGCGAGACACCTACAGGCAGATGGGTATGTAGTCCGTATCATGACGCGTCGGCCCGACCGAGCCAGAGAGATGTTTCATGGGCCTTTTGAGATTGTCCAAGGCGACGTCAGGGATGAGTATACGCTGAATCGGGCCATCCACGGCTGTCAAGGCGTCCATATCAATCTCCGTGGCGGTCCGTCTGCAAAGGAATTTGAAGAGGTGGAGCATCAAGGAATCGCTCGGGTCGCCAAAGTATGCGCCGAACAGGAGGTTCAACGGCTTACATACCTGTCCTCCATCTATGTCGCCCCAGAACATCTGGATGTGCCCTCCATCCGCGCTAAATTCATGGCCGAACAGGAAATCGTGGCTTCAGGCGTCCCATACACGATCCTCCGGACTACTTGGATGATGGAAAGTCTCGCTCGGTTCCTCAACAAAAAATGGGCAATCATGCCGGGCAAGCAACCTCAACCTGTCCGCTGGCTGGCCGGGGATGACTTCGGTAGATTGGTGTCCTTGGTGTTCCGGTCAGATGAGGTCATCGGCAAAACGCTATTCGTAGTAGGTCCGGAAGCCTACGCCAAACCTGAAGCACTCAAAATCTACCGGGAAATCGTCCACCCGAAAAAGCAATATGTCCGGCTTCCGCTCTGGATGGCGCAGGCTGCATCTCTCGTTGCCGGAGACGCCAATTTCAGGGCACACATCCAAGAGATGTCTTTCTTCGAGGAACTTGGGGACCAATACGGGAATCCGGAGGAAACTCAGGAGTTATTCGGTCGGGCGACTACAACGCTTCAAACCTGGTGCGACTCCCAAAAGGGATTTGCTTGA
- a CDS encoding response regulator transcription factor, whose protein sequence is MKVLLIEDNADLSANVQTFLDREGHLCECAASFEQALDKLSSHQYDVVVLDLMLPDGNGLDLLRAREELVPETPILIVSARTSLEDRVKGLDLGADDYLTKPFHLPELNARLKALYRRTHFLGNREIQFEEIRLNPETYEAFVHDKLLNLTPKEYELLVYFLANKNRVLTKQTIAEHLWGDGMDLMDNFDFVYQHIKNLRKKITQSGGRDYISNLYGIGYKFNTSKA, encoded by the coding sequence ATGAAGGTATTGCTCATCGAGGATAATGCAGATCTATCTGCGAATGTCCAGACGTTTCTGGATCGGGAAGGCCATCTGTGCGAATGTGCGGCGAGTTTCGAGCAAGCGTTGGACAAACTCTCCTCCCATCAGTATGATGTCGTGGTACTGGATCTGATGCTACCTGACGGGAATGGATTGGATTTATTGAGAGCCAGAGAGGAATTGGTTCCTGAGACCCCGATTCTGATTGTCTCTGCCAGAACTTCCCTCGAAGATCGCGTCAAGGGACTGGACCTCGGAGCGGATGATTACCTCACCAAGCCCTTCCACCTACCGGAGTTGAATGCACGACTCAAGGCATTGTATCGCCGGACCCATTTCCTTGGCAACCGGGAGATCCAATTTGAGGAGATACGCCTCAACCCAGAAACCTACGAAGCATTTGTCCACGACAAACTCCTAAATCTCACCCCCAAGGAATACGAGCTACTGGTATATTTCCTTGCCAACAAAAACCGCGTCTTGACCAAGCAGACCATTGCGGAACACCTTTGGGGGGATGGCATGGACTTGATGGATAATTTTGACTTTGTCTACCAGCACATCAAGAATCTCCGCAAGAAGATCACCCAATCGGGCGGTAGGGACTACATCTCGAACCTCTACGGCATCGGCTACAAATTCAATACGAGCAAGGCATGA